The DNA sequence CTCGGGCCGTGGCGACAAGGACGTCGATACGGCATCGCGGTGGTTTGGCTATGGGCACGCGAAGCTGCAGGTCATCGACCCCAGCGCCGGACCGTCGGGCGTTGCCGTCCTAGACGAGAACGAGGAGAAGTGACATGACGCGCGCACCCCATTCAGCCGTGGCTATCGATGCCGCTATCGACCGTGGCGACGCCGCACTCATCGCATACCTGCCCGTTGGCTTCCCCTCGGTTGAGGATTCGATCCGCGCGGGCAAGGTCTTGGCCGACTGCGGCGTTGATGTCATCGAGCTCGGCTTTCCGTACTCGGATCCCGGCATGGACGGTCCGACCATCCAACGTGCGACCGTTGCTGCTCTCGAGCGCGGCACCCATCTGGAGGATCTTTTCCATGCCGTGGACGAGCTGACCTCCTACGGTGTTTCGACGTGCTCGATGACCTACTGGAACCCCGTCGAGTGGTGGGGGGTTGAGCGTTTCGCCAAGGACTTCGCCGCCGTTGGTGGCTCGGGTCTTATTACCCCCGATCTGCCGCCCGAGGAGGGCGCGCAGTGGGAAGCGGCCTCGGACGAGTACGACCTGGAACGCATCTACTTGAGTGCCCCCTCGTCGCCCGAGCACCGACTGAAGCTAATCGCGGAGCATTCGCGAGGCTGGGTGTACGCGGCCTCGTCGATGGGCGTCACGGGTGCGCGCGCCGCAGTTGGCGCGCACGTGGCAGACGTCGTGGCGCGTACCCGCGCAGCGGGCGCCGAACGCGTGTGTGTGGGCCTTGGAGTTTCCAACGGTGCTCAGGCTCGGGAGATCGGTGCCTACGCGGATGGCGTCATCGTTGGCTCTGCGCTCGTAAAGACTCTGTTCGATGAGAACATTGACCGTGGCTTGAAGGCCTTGGGTGAGCTCGCGAAGGAGCTTAAGGTCGGCGTCAGTGGGGCCCGCGTATGAGGGCGCTCATTACGGCCGGTATTCCGTCGCCTTCGCAGGGAGTGTGGTACCTCGGGCCGATCCCGCTGAGGGCCTATGGCATCATCATCGCCGTCGGCATGATTGTCGGCGTGTGGTGGACCGCCCGTCGCTACCGCGATCGCGGGGGAAAGCCGGACACGCTGTACGACGTGGCGCTCTGGGCTATCCCCCTTGGGGTCGTTGGCGCGCGCATCTACCACGTGATCACCTCTCCGGAAGCATATTTTGGCCCCGGTGGCGACCCGATGCTCGCCTTCCAGATTTGGCGAGGCGGACTTGGCATCTGGGGCGGAGTCGCATTCGGCGCTCTCGGAGTTTTCATCGCCGTAAAGCGTGCGGGCGTCCGCTTGGGGCCGATCGCGGACTCCCTGGCCCCTGCGCTGCTGGTCGCACAGGCTATCGGCCGGTGGGGGAACTGGTTTAATCAGGAGCTTTTTGGTGCCCCAACGACCGTGCCGTGGGGCCTCCAGATCGATGCGGCCCACATCCCCGCCGGGTACCCCGCAGGGACGCTGTTCCATCCGACATTCCTCTACGAGTGCCTGTGGAACCTCGCCGCCGCTGCGCTGATCGTGTGGCTTGACCGGCGCCACCGCTTCGCCGGGGGTCAGGTCTTCGGCCTGTACCTGATGACCTACACTGCGGGGCGCTGCTGGATTGAGATGCTGCGCATCGATGATGCGCACAGGGTTTTGGGTCTGCGCCTGAACGTGTGGACGTCGATTCTCGTGTTTGCTTTCGGCGTTCTTGTCTTCGTCGTTGCGGGACGTCTGGGCCGTTCGACGCGGGTCATATCCGCCGACGCCACGGAAGAGGAGGAATCCTGCGCAGCGGGGGAGGACTCCACGAGCGCTGTCGAGGCACACGCGGCGGATGAGACGATCTCCGACGACGTGGACGCAACGACTGGAGACAACGAGCACGAGCGGTCTTGATATGCGCCCCACCTCGCTACCCGCCCATATGATGCCGCTACGGGGTATTCATGGGAATGATCACGTCCCCCTGACGCTGATCCTCCTCGTTTCAACTGTGATTGGACGGTAAACTGATCCTTATGCGTCGAGCTAAGATTGTCTGCACTATTGGACCTGCCACTGAAACCCCTGAGCAGCTCCAGGCACTGGTGGACGCCGGCATGGATGTCGCGCGTATCAACCGGTCGCATGGAAAGCCTGAGGAACACGAAGCCGTCATTTCGCGCGTGCGAAAGGCGTCTGCCACGTCCGGCCGCGCTATTGCGGTTCTCGTCGACCTCCAGGGACCGAAGATCCGTCTGGAAACCTTCCAGGACGGACCCCAGGAACTGAAGATTGGCGACACCTTCACCATCACCACCCGGGACGTTCCCGGCACCAAGGAACTCGTCGGAACCACCTTCAAGGGCCTGCCTGGCGACTGTGCTCCGGGCGACCGCCTGCTGATCGACGACGGCAACGTCGCGGTCCGCGTTCTCGAGGTGAACGAGACCGACGTGGTCACCCTGGTTGAGGTTCCTGGCGTGGTATCGGACCACAAGGGCCTGAATCTGCCCGGTGTCGCCGTGTCCGTGCCCGCCCTGTCCGACAAGGACAAGGAGGACCTGCGCTGGGCCATCGATCAGGACGCTGATTTCATCGCGCTGTCCTTCGTGCGTTCTGCCGAGGACATCAAGGATGTTCACGAGATCATGGACGAGATGGGCAAGCGCATCCCGGTTATCGCCAAGATCGAGAAGCCGCAGGCCGTTGAGGCGCTGGAGGACATCATCGAGGCCTTCGACGGCATCATGGTCGCCCGCGGCGACCTCGGCGTCGAGATGCCCCTCGAGGCCGTTCCTCTGGTTCAGAAGCGCGCGATCGAACTCGCTCGTATTGCTGCCAAGCCCGTTATCGTCGCGACGCAGGTCATGGACTCCATGATCAAGAATCCTCGCCCGACGCGTGCGGAAGCTTCCGACTGCGCCAACGCGATTCTTGACGGTGCCGACGCGGTCATGCTCTCCGGCGAGACCTCGGTGGGCGCTTTCCCGATCGAGACGGTTCGCACGATGGCCGCGATCATCGAGTCGACGGAAGAGAACGGCGGAGAGCGCATCGCTTCGATTCCCGGCTACTTCGCCGATCGCGCCGGTGTCATCTGTGAAGCCTCTGCACGAATCGCAGAGAAGATGGACGCGCGTTACCTCGTGACGTTCACTCAGTCGGGCACCTCGGCACGCCTGCTGTCGCGCATGCGTCGCCCGATCCCGATGCTGGCCTTCACTCCGCTGGAGTCGACCCGGCGCCGCCTGGCCCTGTCGTGGGGCATTCAGACCTATCGTGTGCCGACTGTTCAGCACACCGACGACATGGTCTGGCAGCTCGATCAGGTCGTCCAATCCTCGCGACTGGCCGACATCGGCGAACAGCTTGTGATCGTCGCGGGCATGCCCCCGGGCATCGCCGGCTCCTCGAACATGCTGCGTATCCACGAAGTCGGAGATGAGGCCGATTACGCGATTGGTGGTCTGCGCTAGGCCTGAGATATGCGGTAGCGGGGGTGTCGGCGGTGAGCCGGTGCCCCCGCTCTTTTTCAGCATTGACGTGGACAACATTGTATTCGTGGAATAAACTATCCGGATACACGTTGAGACACGTGGACGTCGCACCAACGACGGCGCGGCAGTGCAGCAGATCGCTGCCCGGCGTGATCAGGAATGCCTGTGCGAACAAAGCACGTTTTCTGGAGCGCCCGAATGAAAGAGGAGAAAGAGAAATGAATACGAATATCCGGACCGTGTCGGTCCACGACACTCTGTTTGGTCGTGTGGCCAACAACCTGGAGGTCGGTCAGCTGTCACGCGCCGTTGAGCCGTGGTTCGCTGACTTCCACGATTCGAGGGTCAAGCAGGCAATTGCCGACCTTGACGAGCCGGCCCGCCGGGGCGCGGCTGCCGAGTATCTCGGTCTCGAACTGAGCGTGGTGGCCTGAGCCGTGACAAAGGGGCCGACAAGCAGTGCTTGTCGGCCCCTTGTTCGTCTGCGATTTTGTTGTAGCTGTTGCGCGACGCGCGTCGCACGCGTGCGCAATTGCCGGTACCATTAGGAGCACGTACTCCACTGGCGGTACCCCGAGTGGGATTCGAACCCACAACAAGCCGGGTTTGAGCCGACCGCCTCTGCCAGTTGGGCTATCGGGGCTTCGCGTGTGCGAGGTCTACAATAGAACAGCTAAGCAAACCGATCAAACTGAGGAATATGACAATGAGTGAAGAGCAGGCTGAACCGCGTCGCGTCCTCGTCGCAGAAGACGAGGGGTTGATTCGTCTCGATATCGTTGAGACGCTGACCCAGGCGGGGTTCGAGGTCGTCGGCGAGGCTGCCGATGGTGAGGAAGCTGTCGAGCTCGCGCTTGAGCTGGAACCCGACCTGTGCGTGATGGATGTCAAGATGCCGAAGATGGACGGCATCACCGCTGCTGAGAAGATCCTGCAGGAGCTGTCTTGCGCCGTCGTCATGCTGACCGCGTTCTCGCAGACCGAGCTCGTCGAGCGTGCCCGTGACGCCGGTGCGATGGCATACGTCGTTAAGCCTTTCAGCCCTGCTGACCTGATTCCCGCGGTCGAGATTGCCCTGTCGCGTCACGCAGAGATTGAGTCGCTCGAGGATCAGATTGCCGATCTGTCGGATCGCTTCGAGACTCGTAAGCGGGTCGACCGTGCGAAGGGCCTTCTCATGAAGAACATGGGAATGAGCGAGCCCGAGGCCTTCCGCTGGATCCAGAAGACGTCGATGGATCGTCGTCTGTCCATGCGTGAGGTTGCCGACGCGGTGATCAACCAGGTCGACGACTGAGTCAAGAATGCGCGAATGGGGAGGGTCAATAGACCCTCCCCATCGTTGTGTTGCGGCTCGTCAGTCGTGGCTCGAGCGCACGAGGATGCGGTTAGCCACACGCGCAATCGAAATGAGGCGGTCCGCCTCATCGCGGATTTCCACGGTGTGAACGGTTGAGCTGCGTCCCAGGTGAACGGCTGTGGCCGTTGCCGTGATGATCCCTTCACGGCCCGCACTAATGTGCGAGGCGTTTAGTTCGGTACCGACGGCGTACGCTTGCTTACCCGGGTTCGTTTCCCTGGCATGGATCTGCGCAGCGAACGATGCGGCGGTTTCAGCGAGGGCTGCGGACGCACCGCCGTGGAGGATTCCCGCGCTCTGGCGGTTTCCGTCGATGGGCATGGAGATCACGGTGCGCATGGCGCTGTGTTCGAGCACCTCCATCCCTGTGGCCTCCATGAGGGTGCCGGGCCAGTGGGCACCGACCCAGCCGCCGCGTGCAAGCGGGTCGGGTGAGGAAGACTGCGTGTGTTTCGTCTGGTGATCGTGTGTCATGGCATCTAGGGTGGCATGTGTGAGTGACACTGTGCTGATTATTGATGGCCATTCGATGGCGTTTCGCGCTTTCTACGCGCTTCCGCCGGATAACTTTGTGACGGCCACAGGCCAGCACACGAACGCGGTTTACGGCTTCGTCTCAATGCTGACGCGCTTGTTGGAGACGGAGAAGCCCACCCGTATCGCCGTCGCTTTCGATGTGTCCAGGCACTCATTTCGGACGGAGGAGTATCCGGAGTACAAGGGGACGCGCGACGCGACCCCCGAGGAGTTTAAGGGCCAGGTTGAGCTCATCCGGGAGGTACTCGACGCGATGGGTATCGTCTCGCTGTCTCGCGAGGGATTCGAGGCCGACGATATTCTCGCGACTCTTGCCTACCGCGCCGGCCGCGAGGGGGCGACCGTCCTGGTGGTGTCCGGCGACCGCGATTCCTTCCAGACGGTGACACAGAATGTCACGGTCCTGTATCCGGGTACGGGCCCCGGTGACTTGCGCCGGATGACGCCGCAGGCCGTGGAAGACAAATACGGCGTGCCGCCGCATCGCTACCCGGAGATTGCCGCAATCGTGGGCGAGACGTCGGATAACCTGCCCGGCGTTCCCGGCGTCGGGCCGAAGACCGCCGCTCAGTGGATCAATAAGTTTGACGGACTGGACAACCTCCTGGCCCGCGCCGACGAGATCGGTGGAAAGCGCGGTGCCGCCCTGCGCGAACACCTAGACGACGTTGTGCGCAACCGTCGCCTCAACCACCTGCTCACCGATATGGAGCTGGAGGTGGGTCCTGGCGACCTCGCTCGCCGCGCCACGGATGTGGCCGCCATTGACCGTCTTTTCGATTCTCTCGAGTTTGGTCGCCTGCGTCATAAGGTTCGTGAAGTTTCCGGCATCGGTATGGGGCAGGAGCGCGCCGACGATGCTCCCGAACCGGTCGCACAGGTTGAGATCTCGGTGTCCCTCGCCGATGCGTCCTGCGACATCGCTCAGTGGGCTCGCGGCCGCCCCACGCTCGCCGTCCTCGTTGAGGGCGACACGAGGCCGACGCGTGGAGATGTCACGCGCCTCGTTCTCGCCTCCGAGGCTGACGCGCTCGTCATCGACCCAGTCGAGCTGAGTCCTGCGCAGGAGGAAGCGGTTGGCGCCGTTCTGGCCACGGCCTCGTCCCTGATCGTGCACGACGCGAAGGGAACCCGTCACGCCCTGGCATCGCGCGGATGGACCCTTGGTAGCATCGAGTGCGACACCATGTTGGCCGCATACCTCGCCCACCCGGACCAGCGCTCACACAAGCTGGTGGACGTGCTCTCGCGCGTGCTCGGAGCCGTCATCGAGGAGCGGGAGGGTGATACCGGTGCGCTCTTTGAACTCTCGGACGTCGGAGCGGGGCCGAACGCTGCGCAGACGTATGCGGGCCAGTTGGCCGCGCACCTGCACCCTCTTGCCAAGACCCTGCGCGCCCGGCTCGAAGAGAGTTCCGAAGCGTCGCTGCTGACCGAGATGGAGATGCCCCTGTCGGTCCTGCTTGGCCGGATGGAAGACATCGGTATCGCAGCGGACACGAGCGTGCTCGACGGGCTCTCTGACGAACTCGGAGCGGCCGTCGATTCCGCGCGCGAGGGCGCGTGGGCGGCGGCGGGGCGTGAGATCAACCTCTCGAGCCCCAAGCAGCTCCAGGAGCTCCTCTTTGACCACTTCGGCCTTCCCAAGACGAAGAAGACGAAGACCGGGTATACGACGAACGCAGAGGCCTTGGCGGACCTGCATGCGAAGACTGCTGATCAGGGGGGAGCAGGACACGACTTCCTTGGGTTCCTACTGACGCACCGTGAGCGCATCAAGCTCAAGCAGATGGTCGACTCCCTGTCGGCGACCGTCGCCTCCGATGGCCGTATCCACACGACGTTCTCACAGGTCGCAGCGGCAACGGGTCGCCTCGCATCCTCCGATCCGAACCTGCAGAACATCCCCGCGCGCAGCGCAGACGGCATGCGTATTCGTGGTGCCTTCGTCGCTGGCGACGGATTCGAAACGCTGATGAGTGCCGACTACTCGCAGATCGAGATGCGCCTCATGGCTCACCTGTCCGGCGACGAGGCTCTCATCGAAGCCTTCAACTCGGGTGAAGACCTGCATCGCACCATGGCCTCGATGGTGTTCGGTACCCCCGTCGCCGATGTCAGTGGCGAGGAGCGTTCGCGCATCAAGGCAACCTCCTACGGCCTCGCTTACGGTCTGTCTTCCTACGGTCTGGCGGCCCAGCTCGGTATTGCCGTCCCAGAGGCGGCTGCTCTGCGCGACCGTTACTTTGAGCGCTTCGGTAAAGTGCGCGACTACCTCGAGGGTCTCGTCGCTCAAGCGCGAGCTGACGGCTACACCCAAACGATGTTTGGACGCCGCCGCTACCTGCCCGACCTGCGCTCGTCGAATCGCCAGCGTCGAGAGATGGCCGAACGCGCTGCCCTCAACGCACCCATTCAGGGCAGTGCCGCGGACATCGTGAAGATCGCGATGATGAACGTCGCCGACACCCTGTCCGAGGCGGGGCTCGCGTCACGCCTTCTCGTGCAGATCCATGACGAGCTTCTTCTCGAGGTTGCCTCGGGCGAAGCACAGGCCGTCGAAGCGATTGTCCGCGACAAGATGGCGACCCCGGTCGAGCTCTCCGTGCCGCTCGACGTCGCCGTCGGAATCGGGCAGTCCTGGCAGCTCGCGGCCCACTGATGGGCGACATGAGGCGACGCACACCACGCAAAGTGCCGCCATATTCGTCACATTTGCACGTTAAAGACTGCTAAACTGGATCATGGTGCCTGGGCACACGTGCATCCGCATGTGATCCGAGGTGCCAGAACTGTCCATCTACTATCCAGTCCGTTTCGGAGAAACTACTACATGACCA is a window from the Schaalia odontolytica genome containing:
- the trpA gene encoding tryptophan synthase subunit alpha — protein: MTRAPHSAVAIDAAIDRGDAALIAYLPVGFPSVEDSIRAGKVLADCGVDVIELGFPYSDPGMDGPTIQRATVAALERGTHLEDLFHAVDELTSYGVSTCSMTYWNPVEWWGVERFAKDFAAVGGSGLITPDLPPEEGAQWEAASDEYDLERIYLSAPSSPEHRLKLIAEHSRGWVYAASSMGVTGARAAVGAHVADVVARTRAAGAERVCVGLGVSNGAQAREIGAYADGVIVGSALVKTLFDENIDRGLKALGELAKELKVGVSGARV
- the lgt gene encoding prolipoprotein diacylglyceryl transferase; this encodes MRALITAGIPSPSQGVWYLGPIPLRAYGIIIAVGMIVGVWWTARRYRDRGGKPDTLYDVALWAIPLGVVGARIYHVITSPEAYFGPGGDPMLAFQIWRGGLGIWGGVAFGALGVFIAVKRAGVRLGPIADSLAPALLVAQAIGRWGNWFNQELFGAPTTVPWGLQIDAAHIPAGYPAGTLFHPTFLYECLWNLAAAALIVWLDRRHRFAGGQVFGLYLMTYTAGRCWIEMLRIDDAHRVLGLRLNVWTSILVFAFGVLVFVVAGRLGRSTRVISADATEEEESCAAGEDSTSAVEAHAADETISDDVDATTGDNEHERS
- the pyk gene encoding pyruvate kinase, with product MRRAKIVCTIGPATETPEQLQALVDAGMDVARINRSHGKPEEHEAVISRVRKASATSGRAIAVLVDLQGPKIRLETFQDGPQELKIGDTFTITTRDVPGTKELVGTTFKGLPGDCAPGDRLLIDDGNVAVRVLEVNETDVVTLVEVPGVVSDHKGLNLPGVAVSVPALSDKDKEDLRWAIDQDADFIALSFVRSAEDIKDVHEIMDEMGKRIPVIAKIEKPQAVEALEDIIEAFDGIMVARGDLGVEMPLEAVPLVQKRAIELARIAAKPVIVATQVMDSMIKNPRPTRAEASDCANAILDGADAVMLSGETSVGAFPIETVRTMAAIIESTEENGGERIASIPGYFADRAGVICEASARIAEKMDARYLVTFTQSGTSARLLSRMRRPIPMLAFTPLESTRRRLALSWGIQTYRVPTVQHTDDMVWQLDQVVQSSRLADIGEQLVIVAGMPPGIAGSSNMLRIHEVGDEADYAIGGLR
- a CDS encoding ANTAR domain-containing response regulator; the protein is MSEEQAEPRRVLVAEDEGLIRLDIVETLTQAGFEVVGEAADGEEAVELALELEPDLCVMDVKMPKMDGITAAEKILQELSCAVVMLTAFSQTELVERARDAGAMAYVVKPFSPADLIPAVEIALSRHAEIESLEDQIADLSDRFETRKRVDRAKGLLMKNMGMSEPEAFRWIQKTSMDRRLSMREVADAVINQVDD
- a CDS encoding hotdog fold thioesterase, with translation MTHDHQTKHTQSSSPDPLARGGWVGAHWPGTLMEATGMEVLEHSAMRTVISMPIDGNRQSAGILHGGASAALAETAASFAAQIHARETNPGKQAYAVGTELNASHISAGREGIITATATAVHLGRSSTVHTVEIRDEADRLISIARVANRILVRSSHD
- the polA gene encoding DNA polymerase I, whose amino-acid sequence is MASRVACVSDTVLIIDGHSMAFRAFYALPPDNFVTATGQHTNAVYGFVSMLTRLLETEKPTRIAVAFDVSRHSFRTEEYPEYKGTRDATPEEFKGQVELIREVLDAMGIVSLSREGFEADDILATLAYRAGREGATVLVVSGDRDSFQTVTQNVTVLYPGTGPGDLRRMTPQAVEDKYGVPPHRYPEIAAIVGETSDNLPGVPGVGPKTAAQWINKFDGLDNLLARADEIGGKRGAALREHLDDVVRNRRLNHLLTDMELEVGPGDLARRATDVAAIDRLFDSLEFGRLRHKVREVSGIGMGQERADDAPEPVAQVEISVSLADASCDIAQWARGRPTLAVLVEGDTRPTRGDVTRLVLASEADALVIDPVELSPAQEEAVGAVLATASSLIVHDAKGTRHALASRGWTLGSIECDTMLAAYLAHPDQRSHKLVDVLSRVLGAVIEEREGDTGALFELSDVGAGPNAAQTYAGQLAAHLHPLAKTLRARLEESSEASLLTEMEMPLSVLLGRMEDIGIAADTSVLDGLSDELGAAVDSAREGAWAAAGREINLSSPKQLQELLFDHFGLPKTKKTKTGYTTNAEALADLHAKTADQGGAGHDFLGFLLTHRERIKLKQMVDSLSATVASDGRIHTTFSQVAAATGRLASSDPNLQNIPARSADGMRIRGAFVAGDGFETLMSADYSQIEMRLMAHLSGDEALIEAFNSGEDLHRTMASMVFGTPVADVSGEERSRIKATSYGLAYGLSSYGLAAQLGIAVPEAAALRDRYFERFGKVRDYLEGLVAQARADGYTQTMFGRRRYLPDLRSSNRQRREMAERAALNAPIQGSAADIVKIAMMNVADTLSEAGLASRLLVQIHDELLLEVASGEAQAVEAIVRDKMATPVELSVPLDVAVGIGQSWQLAAH